The DNA sequence CATCGCCGCGAGCCGCATCCAGGTCGCAAGCATCTACAGTGCCAACAGGGGAATCAGGAAACAGGTGTTTGATTTGCAGGGGGAATTAACACCATGAGCCCGCCACGGGAAACGCCGCGGATTCTGCCAGATCTCTGCCAGAGTTCTGCCAGGTTTCTGCCACCGCCGAGGATGGCAGAACGGGGTCAGGTCAGGCCGAGGGCCTTCAGCCGTCGGTAGAGCGTGCGCTCGCTGATCTTCAGAAAGGCGGCCGTCTTGCGGCGGTTGCCGCCGAAGCGCGCCAGGGCGGCGCGGACGATTCCCGGGTCGTCGGCAGTACAGCCATCGTGGTAGCCGCAGTCCGTGCCGTCGTCGCATTTCGCCGAGGGCTGGGGATGCCGCAGCTCGGCCGGCAGATGCTGCGGCTCCAGCGTGCCGCCACGCGCGACCACGACCGCACGTTCCAGAGTGTTCTTCAGCTCGCGGACATTGCCCGGGAAGTCGTAGCGCAGCAGAGCCTCCAGCGCCCCGTCGCTGATCAGCGGGGCGAGGTTCGCCGGCATCAGTTTGCGCAGGAAGAAATCGACCAGCTGCGGGATGTCCTCCTTCCGGTGGCGCAGCGCGGGCAGCGTGATCTGCATGCTGTTGACTCGGTAGAACAGGTCGGCCCGGAACGCGCCGGCCTCCACGCGCTGCGCGAGATTGCGGTTGGTCGCGCAGATCAGCCGGAAATTGGCCTTGCGCTCGCGGTTGTTGCCCAGCCGCCGGAAGGTCCCCCGGTCGAGTACCCGCAGCAGCTTCGTCTGGATCTCGGGGGAGATTTCGCCGAACTCGTCCAGGAACAGCGTGCCGCCGTCCGCGACCTCGACCAAGCCCTTGCGTGCCGCCGCCGCACCGGTGAACGCACCGGCCTCGTGCCCGAACAGTTCAGCGACGAACATCTCGTCGGACAGGGTGGTGCAATCGATGGTCACGAATTCCCGCTCGGCGCGCCGAGACTTGCGATGCAGGAACAGCGCCGCCAATTCCTTGCCGGTCCCGGTTTCGCCATGGATCAGCACCGGCAGATCGGTCTGCGCCACCAGGCTCAGGTTGTCGAGCATGTTCATGAACGACGGGCAGCAGCCGATCAGCCGCTCCTCGTCGAAGTCCAGATCGTCCACCCGGCTGATCGGAGCCATGGCCTCGCCAAAATAGCGCACGCCCCCGCTCTGCGCCCGAATCGGGCTTCCATGCACGTTCACGTAGTACGGGGCCCGATCCCGATCGAAATGCTGGTGCACGACCTGCACCGGATGGCGGGACTCGAATACCCGCTCCAGTGGGCATTCCTCTCCGTTCAGGTCACAACGGTCGGTGCTCTTGTGCGAAACCTCGTGGCATTTCATCCCGACGATGTCGTCTGGAGTCAGGTCGGTATAGGCATCCGCGTACTTCCTGTTGCACGCGACGATCGTGTAGTGCTCGTCGATCAGTGCAAAGGGCTCCGGATGTGCCTCCACCAGGCTTTGCAACAACGCATGGTCGTCTTGGTGTGTCTTGCCCATCGCGATGAGATCTCGATTGTCGATAACCGCCGGAAACCGGAAAAAGGCGCCGCCGAGTCTATGGGCACCGCCGGCCCGGCCATCTTTCTCCAGACAATACATAGGGATTTCGGGCCCGGTACCCAGCGCCCGGGGCTGGCTGCAGGCCGGTCCGGGCGGCTATCCTCTGCCCGGAATCCAGCACATGGACCCTCATGACCGATACGGCTGCCGTCCTCTGGATACGGGACTTTCTGTTCTTTCGGGAATTCGTGACACCGGGAGTGCTGTTCGCGGCCTATTACACCGGCGCCCTGCTGATTCCGGTCGTCGTGTTCGACCTTGCGCGGCGTTTTCGGAGGCGCGTACAGGCCCGACTGACCGCGGAAGGCGTGTTGCCCGGGCGTCTGCGCACCCCCGTGGCATGGACGGCCGGGTATGCGGTCGTCGCCTTTCTGCTCGCCGAACTGGCCTGGCGCATGATGTTCGAGTTCATGCTTGCCTATTTTCAGATGCACGCCGCGATCACCGGCCTCGGGGGGTAGCGGGCGGCGCCGCATGGTCGCGCCGGCCGATGATCCGCGATGCCGCAGCCCTGCACTGTGGCATCGCAAGGCCCTGAATGCCCACCACGCCGGGCTCAGCGGGATCCCGGCAGCAGCGATGGAGACCCGACGATGACCGAAGAACACGTTCCGGAGGGATTTGCGGCCAGCGTTGCGCGCATGGTCGACCAGGCGCTGTCGCGCTTGCAGCTGCCCGAAGGCACCGCGGACGCGCTGAAGGCCTGCGCATCGGTAATCCAGGTCAGCTTCCCGGTGCGTTTTCGCGAGCGCGTCGAGGTCTTCACCGGTTGGCGCGCGGTGCATTCCGCCCATCGTCTGCCGGTCAAGGGGGGCCTGCGCTACTCGCCCGACATGAACCAGGATCACGCCGAAGCCCTCGCGGCGCTGATGAGCTACAAGTGCGCGGTCGTCGACGTGCCCTTCGGTGGGTCGAAGGGGGGGCTGCGCCTCGATCCCAGGCACTACGACGAACCCTGCCTGGAAAAGATCACGCGCAGCTTCGCCCGCGAACTCATCCGGCGCGGATACATCAGCCCCGCGGAGAACGTCCCGGCGCCGGACATGGGAACCACGCAGCGCGAGATGGCCTGGATCCTAGACACCTACCGCGACCTCCACCCCGAGGATCTGAACCACATCGCCTGCGTCACCGGCAAGCCGGTGGAACTCGGTGGCGTTCCGGGCCGTCTCGAGGCGACCGGGCGCGGCGCGCATTATGCACTGGAGGCGTTCTTCAGAAATCCGGACGCGGTGCGCGGAGCCGGGCTACACGGTGGCCTGTCGGACCAGCGCATCGTGCTGCAGGGGCTGGGCAATGTCGGTCATCACCTCGGCCTGTTCCTGCAGAAGAAGGACAAGGCCCCGATCATCGCGATCATCGAACGCGACGGGGCGTTGCTCGACGAAAAGGGGCTCGACGTCGCTACGGTGAAACAGTACATGCAGCGCACCGGCGGGGTCGAAGGCTTTCCGGGCGTCCGATTCGAACGCGACGGCGCGCAGCTGCTGGAGGCGGACTGCGACATTCTGATTCCGGCCGCGCGCGAGGCGGTGATCCACCGGGGCAACGCCGAGCGCATTCAGGCGCGGCTCATCGTCGAGGCCGCAAACGGCCCCTGCACCTGGCAGGCGGACCAGATCCTGCGCGCGCGCGGCGTGACCATCCTTCCCGACCTGTTCGTGAATGCCGGCGGCGTCGTCGTCTCCTACTTCGAGTGGATTCGAAATATCGGCCATATCCGGTTGGGGCGGCTCCAGCGCAGGCACGACGCGATCCGCGGGCAGCATGTGATTTCCGCGATCGAGATGCTGACGAACCGCTCGGCGCCCGACTGGCTGCACGACTCCCTGACCCGGGGCACCAACGAGATCGACCTGGTCCGCTCGGCACTGGACGACACCATGCGCCTGGCGTTTCAGGAGATCTTCGAAACCCGCGAGATCGAGGGCAACTCCGAAGCACTCGACTACCGCACCGCGGCCTATCTGATCGCGCTGCGCAAGATCATGCGTGCGCGCATGGACCTGGGCGTGGTCTGAACGCATCGGGTTCCCCGTCGCTGGTCACGCGCGGGCCGAGACCGCCATTCACGGCTCCGCCTAACTTTCATGGCCAGCGGCCACCCCCGATGATGAAAGACGCGTAGGGCGGAAAAGGCCGAAGGCCGTCATCCGCCATTCCCACGCCGGGGTTGCCGCAGGCCGCGCGGGGCGATCCGAACGCCATGTGGCGGATGACGCTGCGCTTTTCCGCCCTACGGGTCGCCCGGGACACGAGACAGGCCGTTCTTTCACGCTAACTGTCATGGCCAGCGGCCACCCCCGATGATGAAAGAGGCATAGGCGTAGGGCGGCAGAGGCCGAAGGCCGTCATCCGCCAGCTGGCGCCCGGATTGCCGCGGGCGCCTGGGCACTGCGAACGCCGTACGGCGGATGACGCTGCGCTTTTCCGCCCTACGGGTCGCCCGGGACACGAGACAGGCCGTGACTTTCACGCTAAGCAACCCTTCGAGTTCTGGGTCCTGCCGCGGTGCCACGGACGGCCCATGGCGCCGCATCCTTGCCGATTACGCCGGTCCGGACGCGCCCTGCCCGTACCGGGCCTCGAGCAGCCCGAGCACCGCACGCAGCCCCATCGCCTCCCCGCCCTTCGGGCGTCCCGGCCGGGCACGCGTGTTCCAGGCCATCACGTCGAAGTGCAGCCAGGGCACGCCGGCGGGCGCGAACTCTTTCAGGAACAGGGCCGCGGTGATCGCGCCCGCATAACCGCCGGAGCTGCTGTTGACGAAATCCGCCACCCGGCTGTCGAGCAGATGGCGATACGGTTCGTGCAGCGGCAGGCGCCAGACCGGGTCGTCCCAGTACCCTGCCGGGGCCTGCAGATCGGCGGCAAGGACCTCATCGTCGCAGAAAAACGCTGCGATCTCGGTCCCCACCGCGACCCTCGCCGCACCGGTCAGCGTAGCGAAATCGATCACCAGGTCGGGATCGCACTCGCCCGCCCGCACCAGCAGGTCGGCCAGCACCAGCCGGCCCTCGGCGTCGGTGTTGTCGATCTCGACGGTCTTGCCGTTGCGCGCCTTCAGCACGTCACCGGGGCGGAACGAACGCGACCCCACCGCGTTTTCGACCGCGCCTACCAGCGCGGTGACGCGGACCGGGAGCGCCAGTGCCATGATCGCCCGGGCCAATCCCAGCACGATCGCCGCTCCCCCCATGTCCTTTTTCATCAGGCGCATGTGGTTGCCCGGCTTCAGATTCAGGCCGCCGGAATCGAAACAGACGCCCTTGCCCACCAGCACCACATGCGGCGCATCGGGCCGGCCCCAGGCCAGTTCGATCACGCGCGGGCTGAACGCGCTGGCCGCACCGACCGCGCGAATGCAGGAAAAGCCCTGCTCCAGTGCCGCGTCGTCGCTGATCACGCGCAGCCCTGCCTGGAACTCCTCGGCAAGCTCCCGGGCCGCGTCGGCGAGGTGTACCGGCATCATGTCGGCAGGCGGCGTATTGATCAGGTCGCGCACCAGCCGTTGCGCGGCCACCAGGGCCTCGACCCGGGTCCGGTCGACGCCATCCGGCCAGACGAGCTGGGGCGGCGGTTTCCCCGCTTTCCGGTAGCGCTCGAAACGATAGCTGGCCAACCCCCAGCCCACGAGCATCCGCTCCAGCGCGTCCGCGTCGACGGCCGCCGATGCTACCCGGTACACGCCCGGCGACAGCTGTTCCAATGCTTGCGCGAGCACCCAGTGGGGGCTTGCCGGTTCGTGCCCCAGTAACACCGCGGCGGTGGTCCCGTCGGTAGCCGGAATCCGCAGCAAGCTGCCCGACTCGGCCCGGAAATCGTTCTGCTCCGCCCAGTTGCGCCAGAGTTCGGGATTCCGGGCGAGCAGATCCGGAAGTTCCTCCGTGGTGACGGGGATCAGCGGGACGGCGCCGCCGGTATCTTTCGCGGTGGACAAGAAGATGGGTTCCACGGTCTGTACTCGCCTCTTGG is a window from the Thioalkalivibrio paradoxus ARh 1 genome containing:
- a CDS encoding Glu/Leu/Phe/Val family dehydrogenase, which encodes MTEEHVPEGFAASVARMVDQALSRLQLPEGTADALKACASVIQVSFPVRFRERVEVFTGWRAVHSAHRLPVKGGLRYSPDMNQDHAEALAALMSYKCAVVDVPFGGSKGGLRLDPRHYDEPCLEKITRSFARELIRRGYISPAENVPAPDMGTTQREMAWILDTYRDLHPEDLNHIACVTGKPVELGGVPGRLEATGRGAHYALEAFFRNPDAVRGAGLHGGLSDQRIVLQGLGNVGHHLGLFLQKKDKAPIIAIIERDGALLDEKGLDVATVKQYMQRTGGVEGFPGVRFERDGAQLLEADCDILIPAAREAVIHRGNAERIQARLIVEAANGPCTWQADQILRARGVTILPDLFVNAGGVVVSYFEWIRNIGHIRLGRLQRRHDAIRGQHVISAIEMLTNRSAPDWLHDSLTRGTNEIDLVRSALDDTMRLAFQEIFETREIEGNSEALDYRTAAYLIALRKIMRARMDLGVV
- a CDS encoding DUF4282 domain-containing protein translates to MTDTAAVLWIRDFLFFREFVTPGVLFAAYYTGALLIPVVVFDLARRFRRRVQARLTAEGVLPGRLRTPVAWTAGYAVVAFLLAELAWRMMFEFMLAYFQMHAAITGLGG
- a CDS encoding sigma-54 interaction domain-containing protein, which translates into the protein MGKTHQDDHALLQSLVEAHPEPFALIDEHYTIVACNRKYADAYTDLTPDDIVGMKCHEVSHKSTDRCDLNGEECPLERVFESRHPVQVVHQHFDRDRAPYYVNVHGSPIRAQSGGVRYFGEAMAPISRVDDLDFDEERLIGCCPSFMNMLDNLSLVAQTDLPVLIHGETGTGKELAALFLHRKSRRAEREFVTIDCTTLSDEMFVAELFGHEAGAFTGAAAARKGLVEVADGGTLFLDEFGEISPEIQTKLLRVLDRGTFRRLGNNRERKANFRLICATNRNLAQRVEAGAFRADLFYRVNSMQITLPALRHRKEDIPQLVDFFLRKLMPANLAPLISDGALEALLRYDFPGNVRELKNTLERAVVVARGGTLEPQHLPAELRHPQPSAKCDDGTDCGYHDGCTADDPGIVRAALARFGGNRRKTAAFLKISERTLYRRLKALGLT
- a CDS encoding leucyl aminopeptidase family protein is translated as MEPIFLSTAKDTGGAVPLIPVTTEELPDLLARNPELWRNWAEQNDFRAESGSLLRIPATDGTTAAVLLGHEPASPHWVLAQALEQLSPGVYRVASAAVDADALERMLVGWGLASYRFERYRKAGKPPPQLVWPDGVDRTRVEALVAAQRLVRDLINTPPADMMPVHLADAARELAEEFQAGLRVISDDAALEQGFSCIRAVGAASAFSPRVIELAWGRPDAPHVVLVGKGVCFDSGGLNLKPGNHMRLMKKDMGGAAIVLGLARAIMALALPVRVTALVGAVENAVGSRSFRPGDVLKARNGKTVEIDNTDAEGRLVLADLLVRAGECDPDLVIDFATLTGAARVAVGTEIAAFFCDDEVLAADLQAPAGYWDDPVWRLPLHEPYRHLLDSRVADFVNSSSGGYAGAITAALFLKEFAPAGVPWLHFDVMAWNTRARPGRPKGGEAMGLRAVLGLLEARYGQGASGPA